Within Fusarium keratoplasticum isolate Fu6.1 chromosome 8, whole genome shotgun sequence, the genomic segment GAGCCAGGCCCGCATGGGCCAGATCCCGATGCGCCACTCCCATCAACCTCCAAAAGTCTCCCACCGCAATATCTAACGACATTGTGATAGCCAGGTGTGAGGTTCTCATTCAAACCACTTCAATGCTCACTCCAATACGGCACTGGCTCATATGTATCAATTGCCATCTTTTATTATTCAAATGTTGTATCTCTGCAGGGCAGAAAGGAACGAAAATAGACATCATATTAGTGAGTGCCCCACCGCAATTAATTGTTCACCTTGTCAAGGCCCATCATGTCTccgccaaagaagagaatCACCAAACCATAGAGTTTCTAGTAGCTTCAGTACTGTTTCTAGGTATCCTCAACTTCACTCCCGTCCCTTGTCTTTCAAGGCGAGCCTTAGGGGTTCTGAGAAACCGTCGACTCAAGCGCCAGAACCTATGTCCGTGTTAGTGATTTCAATATCTCATGTGAGATGGGGTTTCTTACCAGAGCAGTTCGGCAAGGAATGTACACGTGTGTCCAGTTCTTCCTGTTGTTCCATTCCATAGCGGTCGTAAAGAACCGGGTGCCCTCGTCGATGCGGTTGAATCCGCCAACATCCTTGCTGTCCGTGTTCAGGACTACTCGGTATGTTCCAGCAACGTCGATGCCGATCCGGTAATCACTGAAGCTGTTGGTCGGGTGGAAGTTGAAGACGAATACCAGGCCGGCACGCTCAAATAcgatgaccttgtcgttcTCGTTCTTCAATGAGATGTACGCCTGCGGTGCGTGAAGCCATCCGTACTTGGCCTCGCAGTTGTTCATCTGCCGGTCAAAGTTGTTGAGGAACTGGTATCGCAACAAATGATCTTCCGTGAGGTTGAGCTGTCGTCGAGCATACCAGAAAGAATTGTTGTTGCCCTCTCGGGGGAAGTCAAGCCACTCAGGATGGCCAAACTCATTACCTTCGAAGTTGAGGTAACCCTCACCTCCCAAGCTATGTGTGAGAAGGCGGATCATCTTGTGGAGTGCCATGCCCCGATCAATGACTGGGGTCAGAGGCGACAATGTCGACATGTTGGTGTACATCTCGGCATCACACAGATGCATCATGAGTGTCTTGTCACCAACAAGCCTGCGGCAGTTAGCAACCAGCACTGGGAAGGGTCGGGTTACGAGCTTACGCTTGATCGTGACTCTCGGCGTATGCGATCGTCTTCTCGCCATGACGCCGGTTTGTCAAGGTGTGGCAGATGTTGCCAATATCCCAGtcatcatccttgagctccttcaggATCTTGATCCACATGTCAGGAATTGCCATGGCAAGACGGTAGTCAAAGCCAACGCCTCCGAGTGATAGTGGCAGACACAGAGCAGGCATGCCCGAAACATCCTCGGCAATGGTGATGACATCTGGGTAAAGTAGGTGAAGCATCTCATTCGCGAGCATGAGATAGACGACagcctcctcatcgacatcagCACCAAAGTACTCGTGGTAGCCTCCAGAGAAACCCCTAATTCAGTCAGCATTCAATCATAGAAAAGGCTCTTTGGTAGAAGCAACGTACGTTCCCATGCCATGGTGGATGTAAAGCATGCTAGTGACTCCGTCAAATCGGAATCCATCAAACTGGTACTCATCCATCCAGAAGCGCAAGTTGCTCAGCAGGAACCTCATCACCTCATGGTGGCCATAGTTGAAGAGTCGGCTGTCCCACTGATCATGGCGACCCTTGCCGCCGCCGTGGAAGTACTGGTGGTCAGTGCCATCAAACTCGTTGAGACCATCGAGCACGTTCTTGGACGCATGGCTGTGGACGACGTCAAGAAGTACGACAATGCCCATGCTGTGCGCAGTGTcaatgagctccttgaggtcctcgGGAGGACCATATCGACTGCTCGCCGCGAAGAAGTTGTTGACCTGATAACCAAAACTGGCGTAGTAGGCATGCTCCATGACAGCCATCAATTGGATCACATTGTAGCCAAGATCCTTGATCCTGGGAAGCATATTCTTGGTGAACTCCTTGTAGGTTGCAACCCGCTGCTCGGGGCTGGAGATACCAACATGGGCCTCGTACACACGAGCGCTTtcgggcttcttgggtcgCGCATGCTTGAACTTGTACGTCTCGGAGGTGGGAGGGTTCCAGAAGCGGGCGTCATAGGCGGGCGACACGGACAGGTCCTGTGTCACGTACTTGATCCATGCGGGGAGTCGATCGGCACGCTCGCCATTGGGCAGAGTGAGGGAGATCTTGAGGCAGTGTCAGTAGATGGGACAGGCCAATTGACAATTAATTAGAAGTGCAGCAtaccttgatcttggagtTGTGAGGAATAGCAGCCTGGCCATCCTTGGCTGGAACAGTGATCTCGAAGACACCAAAGGGTCCCTTCTTCATGGGATGGGTGGTGCGATCCCAGTTGTCTAACACCAGTGTAAGAGCTTGAAGGGGCAGGCTGGCAGGTGATAGGCTTACTGAAGTCACCGATCAGGTATGCCTCGGTGGCATTGGGTGCCCATTCGCGGTAGacgatgttgttgttggcatcgACGTTCAATCCAAACTTTTCGGTGCCCTAGATTCTTTTGCATCAGTACCAGGGCCAGGGCGCTGGAAGGCAAAGCTTACCCTGCTGAACTTCTCGAGACCACCCTCATTGTCGTTAATGGTCTTGATCCATTCTTGGGCCTTTGAAAATCGTCTCTTCAGGGCGTCGCTGAAAGGGGACAGCCAGgggtcgagcttgacgacACCTAAAGCTATCGTCAACATGGGCCCCCTTTGACCATCAGATCATCACATGTCAGAACCAACTACTAACCTGTACCATCATTGGGAACGCCATCCGCAGCGCCATTGGTATTGTTGGGGTCCAGGGAATTGGACGACTTCTCGACGATTGCAGCCATTGTAACGCTCAGTGAAGGATACGACGCGTGTGGGAGGATGAAGGTGTTGGAGGGAGTCGTGGGCggggtaggtaggtagatGTGGTGTTGCAAGCTGAGCTCTAGGCAATTGTTGAGCTTCAGGTGAGACAAAGTCAACGTGTCGCAATCCAGACTCGAGAGGGCAGCTGCGACGGAGGGAGCCAGGGCAATTGCACTTCAGGAATGAGGATTTTAATTCCGCCGAGTCCAGATGAACTGAACAGATCGAGGTTGTGgcgagaaaaaaaacaatGGCGATATCTCAgaccttgtcaacctcgtctACTAGCTCCCCTAACCTGGCGCTGCACACTTCGCTTGGCTTGACCCTCAGGCAGCTTTATCGATAAGTTGAGATGACGTCGCGGATGGGGTGGGTTTCCCAACGGCCAGGGTACGTATCCTGTACGCTGTGCCATAAGTGGAAGGCGTGTGGCCGCTGTGCACCTTCAGACGCTCGCGTTGTGGTTGAGGGAGTGGGAGAGCGGGCCCGGTGAGGTTCTCGCCATCCCGCCACTCGGGTTTGCCGTGCCATGATGAGGTTTTCTCGGAATCATTGTGCAGCAGTACAACACGGGAAGGATTGATGGTCCAGTCGGGGGTTGCTTAGGCGGCACACGGTCGTCAAAAAACATGAGACACCAAACCAACCCTCTGTAGCTATTACGGCAAAATAGACTAAGTCTAAGGCCTAAGACTTTTAAGAAAATTATcataagtaattaaatagtatttaaaattaattatattattattccCCTCATTTATGTCTTATTTTGCTTATGTTTAGACTATAAACATTTCTCCCATCTTAGCTGACGCGGGCGTCTTGGTGTCTCAAGTTTTTTTTACCACCCCGTGGGCGGGCGTCCTTATCTGATCCCCCAGTCGGCTTCTCTAGTGGGACGAGCTGCAACTCGGAGCTTTTAGTGGCCGTGACTCGCTGCATCTGCCTGCGTCCTCGGCCTGTAAACTGTCGCACCGATAGCGGAAGATGCTGCTTGCGGCTGACGAGGTAGATGTCCGGCTGGACGGTTCCGGATCATCCAAAGAAGACATCGCGTAATTCATCAATCActgccatctccaagtcgaCTCTGTATTGTATATTGCCGGGATTGCCCTCGTACAAAGCCTCATCTCTGCTGCCAATTGATGATGCGATAAGCTTCCAGCTTTCGGCTCTACCGCTCGACCGTGTCAAGCCGTCTCCGACCCCCCGCAtcccgtcatcgtcggccCAGACACACGGTCATCTCGGTCGACTGTCTCCTGACTCTCCGCTTGGAATCACCCTTATTATGTGATTCGGGCATATACAACAATGGCGCCCTTCGTAAGGGCACTTCCTGCGACCCGTCGTGGTCTCCGCTCCGTCTCCATTCCTCTCCTGCGACCGCTGCCCATCGCCGTGTCCCGACCGCCATCCTACAATCCCTCCCCGCGCTGTCGACATCTATCTGTATCGATTCCCCTCGCCGTATCGAGGCGAACTGCCGACTTCAACTCGGGTTTCAACAGCAGCTATGACCCGTCAGTCGATCCGGGGCGTGGCCCCATgttcaacaaggccagcttCGGCGTCCCGCAGTTCTACCCACGGGACTTGAAGAAGCGTGTGGACGACTATGTCGTTGGCCAGGACCGGGCGAAGAAGACAATCTGCGCGACCATATTCAATCATTACCAGAACTTACGGAGACGACATCAACATGAACACGAGGATCGGAATCGGCGTGATAAGATGATGCGCCAAAGGTTTGCTAGAGACAGGGAGCTGCATCAGAAACGCCGCGAGATGCACCCCGTCGAAGGTCAGCGTGTGCATGGTCCTATGCCTCAGCGCAAAGACACTGATGCTCTACAAGATGAGTTCCCGGGCCACAATGAGTCGGTTCGTGGTCTTCATGACAATCACGAGTATGACGAAGATCCCATGGATCATCTTTATGTTGCCGAGGACCTCAGCATCCCCGAGCATGTCAAGATCGACAAGAGTAATCTTCTCTTGATAGGTCCAACTGGTGTTGGTAAGACCTATATCTTAGAGTACGTTGTCATGGTTCCTATGTCCCGTTGCCCATACTCACCGTTCCCAGAACACTTAGCAAAAAGATCAATGTTCCTTTCTCCATCTGCGACTGTAACTCCTTTACACAAGCTGGATATATCGGGCAAGACGTCGAGACCTGTATCGAGCGACTCCTTATCGAAGCCAATTATGACATCAAGGCGACAGAGCACGGCATTGTTGTTCTGGACGAATTCGACAAGATAGCGAGACGTGAGACTACAACCGGTCGAGATGTTGGGGGCGAAGGAGTCCAGCAGGCGCTGTTGAAGCTTGTTGAAGGAACAAAGGTCACCATCAATGTTAAGGACAACCGCTCATCTCGGTCAACACCACCCATCACGACTAACTATAATGCATCCgggccctcttcctcttcccctcaGGCGGCCCCGCCCGGTGGCAAAGTCGACCAGTATACCATCGATACAACAAACATCCTCTTTGTGTTCTGCGGCGCGTTCGTTGGGTTGGATAAGGCTGTTCTCAGGAGAGTCGCGAGGCCGTCCATGGGGTTTGGAGGAGAGCTCCGCGGCCGCTCAACCATGTCTGGGAGCAAGCAGGTTCTTCCGGCTGAGACATACACACACCTCCCTCATCACAACCCGCAGTCGGCTTCTTCCTTTACTCCGCTCGATCTCACCACTCCAGCCGACCTCCAAAGCTTTGGCTTCATTCCAGAGCTAATTGGACGACTACATAACATCTGCGCTCTTAGTCCCCTGTCCAAGGATGACCTCTTCCGCATTCTGACTGAGCCCAAGAATAGCCTCGTTGCTCAGTACACAGCTCTCTTTGAGACATACCCTTCTCGGCTATTCTTTACGGAGAAGGCCCTGTATGCAATTGCTGAGAGGGCTGCTGCTTCAGAAACGGGCGCTCGAGGactcaagatggagatggaacgGGTTTTGGCAGAGCCCATGTTTGACGCCCCCATGCCCTACGTACTTATCACCGAGGCGAGCGTCAAGGGAACGGAGAAACCAGCATATTGGGGCAAGGACGGCAGATTCGAAGTGGACaggaagatggaagaggaggagttgaACCCCAACAGGACGCAGCCAAGTGATACCTTTGAGAGATACCGGGAAGCTGGGCAGAGTGGGGGATAAGATCCCTGTTGATCAAATGTATAATGCACAGGGAGTATTGGAGCAACTGCATGATTGTTTGGGTGGGAATTATTTGGGTAACTGGCTTGGAAACGCTGGTGTATGCTCTCCACGCGGATCGAGAGACAAGCAAACATGTTCAAACAAATGACTCGACTCGGGTTCCGTTGTTGTAGTACAGTATTTACACCAAGATGATTTGATATCAGCTCTGGAGCGACCTCGAAACCCCCAGTCACGCCCTGCCCCGAGGCCGCTTTACACACTATGACGTCTCCATGGAGTCACCCCAACTTCTAGCACAAAAGAAAAGACGATGTGTATTGAATTTAGGAGCTGCCCTTGGGAGGAGACTGGACCATGCCCTTGCCGGCATAGCCAGGAGAGGTGATACCAGTGAAGGGGTCGGATTTTTGGTTCTGCGAGGGGACAGCTGTCAGTGGTGCTCTGCGAGGGAGCGACGGGAACAAAGCATACCTTGAGGAACTCGTTGCTCTCCTCCTGGTACTCCTGGGACATGGTGTAGGGGACGGGCTTGGCAGCAAGGCGGATGAGGCCAAAGAGGCCGAAGCTGACGGCGAGACCGACAACGACACCCCAAGCGACACGGGCGTTGGTACCGGGGGGGTCAACGGCGCGGGGACCGTGAGGGCCGAAGGCGATCCAGTAGGCTATTGAGACAGTTTGAGTTAGTTTTCTGAACGTGACGCAGCATCAAGGCAGGGGATGGGTCGTTTGATGGCTTGTCAGCCATGGCTCAGAGCCGAGGCCCACCAATCAGGGCCACGAATTGAGGAAATTGGGTCTACATGATGCAGTTGAGGCTCTCGGAGACTCAG encodes:
- a CDS encoding 1,4-alpha-glucan-branching enzyme yields the protein MAAIVEKSSNSLDPNNTNGAADGVPNDGTGVVKLDPWLSPFSDALKRRFSKAQEWIKTINDNEGGLEKFSRGTEKFGLNVDANNNIVYREWAPNATEAYLIGDFNNWDRTTHPMKKGPFGVFEITVPAKDGQAAIPHNSKIKISLTLPNGERADRLPAWIKYVTQDLSVSPAYDARFWNPPTSETYKFKHARPKKPESARVYEAHVGISSPEQRVATYKEFTKNMLPRIKDLGYNVIQLMAVMEHAYYASFGYQVNNFFAASSRYGPPEDLKELIDTAHSMGIVVLLDVVHSHASKNVLDGLNEFDGTDHQYFHGGGKGRHDQWDSRLFNYGHHEVMRFLLSNLRFWMDEYQFDGFRFDGVTSMLYIHHGMGTGFSGGYHEYFGADVDEEAVVYLMLANEMLHLLYPDVITIAEDVSGMPALCLPLSLGGVGFDYRLAMAIPDMWIKILKELKDDDWDIGNICHTLTNRRHGEKTIAYAESHDQALVGDKTLMMHLCDAEMYTNMSTLSPLTPVIDRGMALHKMIRLLTHSLGGEGYLNFEGNEFGHPEWLDFPREGNNNSFWYARRQLNLTEDHLLRYQFLNNFDRQMNNCEAKYGWLHAPQAYISLKNENDKVIVFERAGLVFVFNFHPTNSFSDYRIGIDVAGTYRVVLNTDSKDVGGFNRIDEGTRFFTTAMEWNNRKNWTHVYIPCRTALVLALESTVSQNP
- a CDS encoding Cytochrome c oxidase polypeptide 5, mitochondrial, with the protein product MLRTPASNLLRKSLVRSSPALASRAASTHAISNPTLANIEKRWEGMPLQEQADLWMALRDRMQVNWKELTLQEKKAAYWIAFGPHGPRAVDPPGTNARVAWGVVVGLAVSFGLFGLIRLAAKPVPYTMSQEYQEESNEFLKNQKSDPFTGITSPGYAGKGMVQSPPKGSS